Sequence from the Meriones unguiculatus strain TT.TT164.6M chromosome 5, Bangor_MerUng_6.1, whole genome shotgun sequence genome:
gaagcaggcagatctctgtgaattcaaggccagtctggtctgcagagtgaattccaagacagccaaggctacagagaaacaaacaaacaaacaaaaaatttaacaAACTTCTGCCCATTTTGCAGATGGAGAAGCTGCTAGTTGGTAACACtgactgtagctcagttggtagagcacaTGCCTAGCATGGCTCCCAGGACCACATAAAcacaagccaggtatggtggcacaaaccCATAGCTGCCACACTTGCGGGTTGAGGGCAGGATtgttacaagttcaaggtcagccgggctcagtggtacacacttttaataccagcacttggaaggcagaagcaggcagatctctgtgagttcaggtccagcctggtctacaaggagagtctaggacagccagggctacacaaagaaaccctgtctcgaaaaaccaaaaagatagaaagaaaacaaaacacagggaAGGTCCACAACACCCTAGCAAAGGAAGCAAGTAATCAAAATTATAAGATCATATGAAAGACCTGGGGCTAAagtaatggctcagcagttcctGCACACTTTCATTATCCACAAGGAGATTCTCCATCTGTAACTTCAGGGGCTTTgtcgccctctgctggccaccaTGGATTCCTGCACGTGCATtggcacacacaaactcacacacataaaatacaagagtaaataaatatttttaaagatcacGTAAGTTTTCCAATATTATATttcctcaaaatatttttttacattttacagaTACATagttgtatatacatatgatatggcccatgcctttaatcttaggattcaggaagcaaaggcagttttgatctctgtgagtttgaggccagcctggtcaacatagagaccttgtctcaaaaataaataatcaacaaaaaattatttggtcctggtggcacacatctataatcccagcactcaggaggcagaggcaggaggactgctgtgagttcaaggccagcaaagGATATACAGTAAGTCCTTGCCTCAAAGGAAACCAAAAAGTCTAGCACGTTGTGCATAATGAGTATAGTAGAGCCCAAATTAGCTAAGATTACGAGGGCTCCACAGTAagtacacatatatgaattaatGAGGATCATTGAATATGATGGTAGACACGTCAGATTCAAGAGGTCATAATCCAGAATGGTAGTTTTTATTACAAGATTTGCCCTAAGGGCGCTGCTATCCTACTCCTGACACTCTAGCCACACCCACATTCATCAACAACCATGTCTTCATAATGTCGGAGAACAACGTTCTCATCATTATCTTGATAGAGCATGGAAATGGGAGAGAGCTTGGTAGGGATACAGACAGCCTTGGGGATGCCGGGGTCAACTGCATGCATCAGTGCCTGCATGAAAGCATAATTGGAACTATTCAAATATGTGGTCATTGAGAAGGGACAATCTCCATGACAGTAATTTGCCATGAAGCCCTTAGGGGCAATGACCCACTTGTGCCAACCCAGGTCCCTGAAGTTGATGAACAGCTGATGACGATGGCAGAGAGTCCTACAGGAACCCTTGGGGACGGGGATGGCCGCCCTTCTTTTTCTGGGAGAAGGGTGACAGTGCTCAGGGTTGAGGGTCACCACCAGCAGAGAGGCGTGAAGGAAACGTATCAGCCGGCTGCAGGGGTTCTCAGGCTGGACATTCACCCCAGAGTATCTCTCCTCTTTGGCCAGAATCTCTAAGTACAAGCCCAGGTTCTTCAGCCTGTTGCTGTTCCAATTCTTCACCACATGCTGCAGGTTGAAATGAAGAGGACCTTGAGGCCCCCAGATGGACTGCTGAGCAAGCAATCTGTTGGGGTTAGGGTGGGATTCCCCACACACACCCGGCTCCTCAACCACAGACAGAGCTACCACGAGTTCTGGTCCCAGGTTGTAGTAGGACCTGGGCCCCAAGTCCAGAGTCAGCTGAGCCATGGTCAACTTTCCCTTTCCTTCGATGGCAGACAAGTTAAAGTAAAGGATCTTCTGCAGACAGGAGCCATCCCGGGAAGGTCTCTGTGCATTAAGGAAGAAacctagaagcaaaaagagacGTGTGAGTCACCATAATAATTTTTACTTCAGACCCACTTGTTCCTGAATCTGAGTTCTAGTCAAACCCTTCCTTTTGGGAGCGGTTTCCCCAGTCCCCATTCAAATCTGTTATCATGTGTGCCAGTGTCATATCTCAGGAGCTGTCCACCTGTGTGCTTTACATAAAACAACCTGGGGTTCACcaatttggctaggctggctggccagtgagccccagggacctgcctgtctgtgccccagaatgctgggatgacaggggACCATGTAGTACCTGGCTGCTTTATGCTCATATATAAGGTACTTAAGGCCCAACCCCAACTTTttggcttatttgtttgttttagagacaaggtctcttgtaatcaaggctggccttgaattcatcatatagccaaggatggctttgaacttctgatcctcctgcctcttactTTCAGGTTCTGAGATTGCGGATGTATTCCTACAcacctgtgccactgtgcctaatgtttgtttgtttgtttgtttataatgtctccctgactagcctggaactctaaAAAGAGCCAACCAGACTACAGCAATGAAAGGTAAACGCCACCTCACCTGGTCTTATTCTCgctaatttttttaatgtgcctATGCCCTGAATTTGAGCAGGCGCCTGCAGAGATTgagtcagagcccctggaactggagttcctaCAGACAGACAATCCTGAGCTGCCTTATGTGGGCCCTGAGAACTGGAAACGTGGAGTCTGAGTGTCTCTCCAGACCCCTCATTCTCactgttattttttctttaaaaaaaaaaaaaaaagtgtatgggTATTCGGCCTTCATGTACGTCTGTGCGTCACATGCATCAGTGCCCAAGAGGTCAGACCAGGTCTTCGGATCAAAGTTGTGAGCCGTTttaggtggatgctgggaactgaccccgagtcctctggaagagcagtgaatgCTCATGACTGCTGAGCCACGAAGCTCCTCTTTGGGCTTTAATAGACACATCTCCTTCACTCTAACACTCGTGGTTTAGGATTTCCACGAACTGTACTGTTTCCGTCTGAAGTTCTCCTTCCCATCTCCAGCTCCCCTCAATGTCCCCACAGCCCGCCCCCGCTTCCGGTCCCCACTTCTGCCCCCACTTCCCTTCCCCAAGCCCTGCCCCGTGACTTTGAGAACCCTTTCATAACAAACTTCATAGTTGGAAGTTCTATTTCAGCTTCCTCTTCCAACCAACCTTGCAGTTTTGCTTCTTTTTAGCTAATTCCCTTCTAAAATCTCTcttggtgtctgtctgtctctgtctctctctggtttttcgagacagggtttctctgtctagccctgcctgtagaccaggctggcttcaaactcagagatccacctgtagGGCCGGGACTAAAGTCATGGGCTGCCACCACCATCAGGCTGAAACTAGTAAACAGGGTAGCCTTTTGGCCA
This genomic interval carries:
- the Gdf3 gene encoding growth/differentiation factor 3, which gives rise to MQPSQRLLTLSFLLLTLACGQTSKFQENDFLQFLGLEKAPSPQRFQPVPRVLRKIFQAREAAAASGASQDLCYVKELRVRGNLLQLLPDQGFFLNAQRPSRDGSCLQKILYFNLSAIEGKGKLTMAQLTLDLGPRSYYNLGPELVVALSVVEEPGVCGESHPNPNRLLAQQSIWGPQGPLHFNLQHVVKNWNSNRLKNLGLYLEILAKEERYSGVNVQPENPCSRLIRFLHASLLVVTLNPEHCHPSPRKRRAAIPVPKGSCRTLCHRHQLFINFRDLGWHKWVIAPKGFMANYCHGDCPFSMTTYLNSSNYAFMQALMHAVDPGIPKAVCIPTKLSPISMLYQDNDENVVLRHYEDMVVDECGCG